The following are encoded together in the Candidatus Flexicrinis proximus genome:
- a CDS encoding NYN domain-containing protein, with protein MYYLIDGHNLIGQLADIDLDDPNDESLLVQKLNGWTGRTRNSVWVVFDNGIPGGPSRMTSGRVKVHFAPHETSADSVIRKRIPSLKPVRDWTVVSDDHAVQDVARKFKVPVMRSTDFARLLDAPPPASRPTPDEDPDLRLTDDDVDDWLNVFGR; from the coding sequence ATGTATTATCTGATTGACGGCCACAACCTGATCGGCCAACTGGCCGATATCGACCTCGACGACCCAAACGACGAGTCGCTGCTCGTGCAAAAGCTCAACGGATGGACGGGCCGCACGCGCAACTCGGTCTGGGTAGTTTTCGATAACGGGATCCCCGGCGGCCCCTCGCGCATGACCAGCGGCCGCGTGAAAGTACACTTCGCCCCACATGAAACCAGCGCCGACAGCGTGATCCGGAAACGGATTCCGTCGCTCAAGCCGGTCCGCGACTGGACGGTGGTCAGCGACGACCACGCGGTACAGGATGTCGCGCGCAAGTTCAAAGTTCCTGTGATGCGCTCGACCGATTTTGCCCGGCTGCTCGATGCACCGCCGCCGGCCTCCAGACCCACGCCAGATGAGGACCCCGATCTGCGGCTCACTGACGACGATGTGGACGATTGGTTGAACGTGTTCGGTAGGTAA
- a CDS encoding MFS transporter produces the protein MTHRLISLPRRLQAHAPLSIAFAMFIALAIPASVLNVAWRYMYPDLGQPYESLGILLMFFTVGRVVSTFIAGRVIARFGLWACVLGGISLSLAGVVGALFSPTWLVLLVSILAMAFGWGIMDIGVNLFVASYYRSGILSFMHATYGVGLTIGPLVVSLVVVTLGQNWRLSYLLPALILFGLVVWTAVSRAQWILPTTSAGTSAGRGVSIRATLGLPIMAAWLLFAFLYGGLETGTGQLSSDLLISARGVEETTASQWVSLYWASFTVGRFLTGVFAGRFSERSRLMAYAVCATAGAVMLALPGSGLALPAMLVIGLSLAGTYPTLIGMVPGRFGPDHAPNAVGFIAGVTSAGVAILPGLGAFLAARINFSVIAPFLVVLGVLLIGAYLLILRQTRQQEA, from the coding sequence ATGACACACCGCCTTATCTCGCTTCCTCGACGGCTGCAGGCCCACGCGCCGCTTTCGATTGCCTTCGCCATGTTTATCGCGCTGGCGATCCCGGCAAGCGTCCTCAACGTGGCCTGGCGCTACATGTACCCGGACCTGGGTCAGCCCTACGAATCGCTCGGCATCCTGCTCATGTTCTTCACCGTTGGCCGCGTAGTCAGCACCTTTATCGCCGGCCGCGTGATCGCCCGTTTTGGCCTGTGGGCCTGCGTGTTGGGCGGCATCAGCCTGAGTCTGGCCGGCGTCGTCGGCGCCCTGTTCTCGCCGACCTGGTTAGTACTGCTGGTCTCTATCCTCGCGATGGCGTTCGGCTGGGGCATCATGGATATCGGCGTCAACCTGTTTGTCGCCTCGTATTATCGGTCCGGCATTCTGAGTTTCATGCACGCGACCTATGGGGTGGGGCTGACGATTGGCCCGCTGGTAGTTTCACTCGTGGTGGTCACGTTGGGCCAGAACTGGCGTCTGAGCTATCTGCTGCCGGCGCTCATCCTGTTTGGGTTGGTGGTCTGGACGGCGGTTAGTCGCGCCCAATGGATACTTCCGACCACATCTGCTGGCACTTCGGCCGGTCGCGGGGTTTCGATACGGGCGACTTTAGGACTGCCGATCATGGCCGCCTGGCTGTTGTTTGCCTTCCTGTACGGCGGCCTTGAGACGGGTACCGGTCAGCTTTCGAGCGACTTGCTGATCAGTGCGCGCGGCGTAGAAGAGACGACCGCCAGCCAATGGGTGAGCCTGTACTGGGCATCGTTTACCGTCGGGCGCTTCCTGACCGGAGTCTTCGCCGGCCGCTTCAGTGAGCGCAGTCGTCTGATGGCTTATGCCGTCTGTGCTACGGCCGGGGCTGTCATGCTGGCGCTGCCGGGATCAGGACTCGCGCTGCCCGCAATGCTGGTGATCGGCCTGTCGCTGGCGGGAACCTACCCGACCCTGATTGGGATGGTGCCGGGGCGCTTCGGGCCGGACCATGCGCCCAATGCGGTCGGTTTCATCGCCGGCGTGACCAGTGCGGGCGTGGCCATCCTGCCGGGGCTGGGCGCGTTTCTGGCCGCGCGCATCAACTTTTCGGTGATCGCACCGTTTCTGGTGGTGCTCGGCGTTTTGCTGATTGGTGCCTATCTACTCATCCTACGTCAGACACGCCAGCAGGAAGCCTAA
- the ansA gene encoding asparaginase, protein MSRVYIAYTGGTIGMARTAEGYAPVPGFLADQLADMPELRTLPMPDITVHEYETLLDSANMTPANWYEIAQDIAAHYKDYDGFIVLHGTDTMAYTASALPFMLEGLSKPVIVTGSQIPLCELRSDGRANLINSLLVAGGRTIPEVCLCFGDKLLRGCRSQKVEADGLSAFSSPNYPPLGRFGIEIDIAWELIRPAAQADGLNVQAIVNPPVAVLRLFPGITAELLRVILQPPLRGLVLETYGVGNGPERDLEFLAVLEEATQRDIVVVACTQCVRGRVDLNAYRTGSALARAGVISGGDMTTEAALAKMFYLFSRGYDARDIRAQMQTDLRGEMTV, encoded by the coding sequence ATGTCTCGCGTCTACATCGCCTATACCGGCGGCACGATCGGAATGGCACGCACGGCAGAAGGCTACGCGCCGGTTCCCGGCTTTCTGGCCGATCAACTGGCCGATATGCCTGAACTCAGGACCCTGCCGATGCCCGATATCACAGTACATGAGTACGAAACGCTGCTCGACAGCGCCAACATGACGCCGGCCAACTGGTACGAGATCGCGCAGGACATCGCTGCCCATTATAAAGACTACGACGGGTTCATCGTGCTGCACGGCACCGATACGATGGCTTACACGGCTTCGGCGCTGCCATTCATGCTGGAAGGGTTGTCGAAACCGGTGATCGTGACGGGGTCGCAGATCCCGCTGTGCGAACTGCGGTCAGATGGCCGCGCCAATCTTATCAACAGCCTGCTGGTCGCGGGAGGGCGTACGATACCGGAGGTGTGTCTGTGCTTCGGCGATAAGCTGCTGCGGGGCTGCCGGTCGCAGAAAGTCGAGGCAGACGGGCTGAGCGCATTCAGCTCACCGAACTATCCGCCGCTTGGCCGGTTCGGTATCGAGATCGACATCGCCTGGGAGCTGATCCGCCCAGCAGCACAGGCCGATGGGCTGAACGTACAGGCAATCGTCAACCCGCCGGTGGCGGTGCTGAGGTTGTTCCCTGGTATCACTGCGGAACTGCTGCGTGTTATCCTCCAACCTCCGCTGCGCGGGCTGGTGCTGGAGACCTACGGGGTCGGCAACGGGCCGGAGCGCGATCTGGAGTTTCTGGCTGTCTTGGAAGAGGCGACACAGCGCGACATCGTAGTCGTCGCCTGTACCCAATGTGTGCGCGGGCGTGTCGACCTGAACGCTTACCGCACAGGGTCAGCGCTGGCTCGTGCCGGGGTCATCAGCGGAGGCGATATGACGACCGAAGCGGCCCTCGCCAAGATGTTCTATCTGTTCAGCCGGGGATACGATGCACGCGACATCCGCGCTCAGATGCAGACGGATCTACGCGGAGAGATGACGGTCTGA
- a CDS encoding methylated-DNA--[protein]-cysteine S-methyltransferase, with protein sequence MPHAEVTAALELRFGQSVKEGKNPHLKLLRKELAAYFAGTLTEFTVPLSYPGSKFQEQVWGELLKIPYGETRSYQNIADALGIPSATRAVGTANGQNRIAIVIPCHRVVNTGGALGGYSGGLWRKRHLLDLEHGQRGLGI encoded by the coding sequence ATGCCGCACGCAGAGGTGACCGCGGCGCTAGAACTGCGCTTCGGGCAGTCAGTCAAAGAAGGCAAGAATCCGCACCTGAAACTGCTCAGGAAGGAACTGGCGGCCTATTTTGCCGGCACATTGACTGAGTTCACCGTGCCGCTGTCCTACCCGGGTTCAAAGTTTCAGGAACAGGTGTGGGGAGAACTGCTGAAGATCCCCTACGGTGAGACGCGCTCGTATCAGAACATCGCCGATGCGCTGGGTATACCGAGCGCGACACGCGCTGTCGGCACAGCAAACGGCCAGAACCGAATCGCGATCGTCATCCCCTGCCACCGCGTGGTGAACACGGGCGGCGCGCTCGGCGGCTATTCCGGCGGATTGTGGCGCAAGCGCCACCTGCTCGATCTCGAACACGGCCAGCGCGGGCTTGGGATTTAG